Part of the Aquila chrysaetos chrysaetos chromosome 6, bAquChr1.4, whole genome shotgun sequence genome, AGGGGAGCTAGTGCCACAGATGCTTCATTTCGACTAGGCCTCCTCTGTATCAGGGAATCTGTGCCAGAGGGCACAAGACTGTTTGCAAAAATCACTTTTGGTAATACGAGAGAGATTAAGGAGGTCTATTTGATACAGCTGTACAAAAATCAGCAATGTGTCTACCATGCATAGGTATGAGTTGGAGGGGGTTATCTTAACGCTTGTAAATTGGTCTTACTGCACGCGGTGGATTACGAGGAGGGGGCATAATTCACATcatgttatttaaaagattaattgctttaaaatgacatttgcttgcttttttttaattgatggtttaggggtttttttgtagccAGCTGTGGAAGCCACAGAACTTTTAGGGACTTGGcttcattgctttttcattttcttcatcttttttttcttttaaccctCTTTCTTTGTACCCTGGAGGCTGTGAGgcgggggtggaggggaagagcGAGCAAGCAAGAGACCGACAGACAAGtcatgcttgtttttttttccagagcctCAACAACAGAACTGAGAGGCAGAAAGGAGCCAGTTGTAATTCATACCGAGTTGTAGGCTTTGTGTGATGAAAGCGACGGAGCGCTGCCTGGGAGATTGCTTTGCTGCACTCCACGAAGCAGATTTGAAACTGTCGTGGACCACTTTAGATGAGAGTTGGATTATGGAATGACCTGCTATGTCTGTGTCATATTGTTCTGCGCAGGGTGCATTATACTGTGCTAACTAGGTGTTCAGTACCAAATAAGAGAGGTATCCTAGATGTGATCTGTCAGCTGTGtctcatatttttatattggttaaaatataaaactgaaacagtGATGAGAGAGGACAGAGCAGTTGGATGCCTTGTATGTTAACAATAAATCAGCACTcagagtatttaaaatgtactgagtcttatttaattattttgagaaatctGGCATTACCTATATTTTTTTGAACTAACAAGGAACCCCCTACTGAATTGGCAAAAAATGCGGCTCCGTGTGTATGTGCCTACAATAAACCAAGCAGCTTATACTGCTTTGTTAAGggcattgcattttctttccttaaggATTTGTGGTGTTAAGTCCAGCGTTTCAGACAGCTTAAGAAGTTCACAGACAGTACATTTGAGAACTCATTTAAAAGCACCTGAAAAAGGCCGAGCTTGTTgttaactttgttttttcctcccaccctAGGCTTGAAGATGCAGTGGACGCCGGAGCATGCCCAGTGGCCAGAACAGCACTTTGATATCACTTCAACCACCCGGTCCCCTGCCCACAAGGTGGAAGCCTACCGGGGGCACCTGCAGCGCACCTATCAGTACGCCTGGGCCAACGACGACATCTCGGCTCTGACCGCCTCCAATCTTCTGAAAAAGTATGCAGAAAAATACTCCGGTATTTTGGAAGGCCCAGCCGAGCGGCCCATTCTCAGCAATTACTCTGAAGCTCCCTCGGGGCTGGTGAATGGGCGCAAGAATGAAAGCGAGCCCTGGCAGCCGTCGCTGAACTCGGAGAGCGTGTATCCCATGAACTGCGTCCCAGACGTTATCACTGCCAGCAAAGCTGGGGTAAGTGCAGCCCTCCCTCCCACAGATGTCTCGGCCAGCATCGGGAGCTCTCCTGGGGTGGCCAGTAACCTGGCTGAACCCAGTTACTCCAGCAGCACCTGCGGAAGTCACACCGTTCCCAGTCTTCATTCAGGGCTCCCATCTCAGGAATATGCCGCAGGATACAATGGCTCATACTTGCATACCAGTTACAGCGGCCAGCCAGCACCTGCACTTCCATCCCCTCATCCATCCCCCCTGCATAGCTCGGGACTTTTACAgccccccccaccgccgccaCCACCAGCCCTCGTCCCCGGCTACAACGGGACCTCTAACCTCTCCAGTTACAGCTACCCTTCCGCCACTTATCCTCCTCAAACCGCTGTTGGCCCCGGGTACAGCCCTGGGGGTGCCCCGCCACCCTCGGCGTACCTGCCTTCAGGAATCCCTGCTCCGacccctctgccccccaccaCCGTCCCCAGCTACTCCTACCAGGGCCACGGTCTGACGCCCATTGCGCCGTCTGCCCTGACAAACAGTTCAGCCAGCTCTCtcaaaaggaaagctttctACATGGCAGGGCAAGGAGAAATGGACTCCAGTTATGGAAATTACAGCTATGGCCAACAGAGATCTACACAGAGTCCCATGTATCGAATGCCCGACaacagcatttcaaatgcaaacagGGGGAATGGTTTTGACAGAAGTGCTGAAACATCATCCTTAGCATTTAAGCCAACAAAGCAGCTAATGTCCTCTgaacagcaaaggaaattcaGCAGCCAGTCCGGTAGGGCTCTAACACCCCCATCCTATAGTACTGCTAAAAACTCACTGGGTTCGAGATCAAGTGACTCGTTTGGGAAGTATACCTCCCCAGTAATGAACGAGCACAGTGACGAGCACAGGCAGCTCCTCCCTCACCCAATGCAAGGCCCGGGACTTCGTGCAGCTACCTCATCCAACCACTCTGTGGACGAGCAACTGAAGAATACTGACACACACCTCATTGACCTTGTTACCAATGAGATTATCAACCAAGGACCTCCCGTGGACTGGAGCGACATTGCTGGCCTAGATCTAGTAAAGGCCGTCATTAAGGAGGAGGTTTTATGGCCAGTATTGAGGTCAGATGCATTCAATGGACTGACTGCTCTACCTCGGAGCATCCTTTTATTTGGACCTCGGGGAACAGGCAAAACGTTAATGGGCAGATGTATAGCTAGTCAGCTGGGGGCCACGTTTTTCAAAATCACTGGCTCTGGCCTTGTCACAAAGTGGttaggggaaggagaaaaaattgtCCACGCCTCCTTTCTCGTGGCAAGGTGTCGCCAACCCTCGGTGATTTTTGTTAGTGACATTGATATGCTCCTTTCCTCTCAAGTGAGTGAAGAACACAGTCCAGTAAGTCGGATGAGAACCGAGTTCCTTATGCAGCTGGACACTGTACTGACTTCTGCTGAGGACCAAATAGTAGTAATTTGCGCCACGAGTAAACCAGAAGAAATTGATGAATCTCTTCGAAGGTACTTCATGAAACGACTTTTAATCCCACTTCCTGACAGCACAGCGAGACACCAGATAATAGTACAACTGCTCTCACAGCACAATTACTGTCTCAATGACAAGGAGGTTGCACTGCTTGTCCAGCGCACAGAAGGCTTTTCTGGACTAGATGTGGCTCACTTGTGTCAGGAAGCCGTGGTGGGCCCACTCCACGCCATGCCAGCCACAGACCTTTCAGCCATTATGCCCAGCCAGTTGAGGCCAGTTACATATCAAGACTTTGAAAACGCTTTCTGCAAGATACAGCCTAGCATATCTCAAAAAGAGCTTGATACATATGTTGAATGGAACAAAATGTTTGGTTGCAGTCAGTgatactactttaaaaaaaaaaaaaaagtaatgaatgtTGGCACACACAGAACCTGCTACATAGGGTAGAGAACCCTTTTCAGTAGTGTTAAAATTGCAAAGGGTACTGGGAAGACTACAATTTACCTTGCCTCTAAAGAGCCAGGGTAGACTTGAAGGAAAAGTGCATCAAACAAGAGCTGCTGATCTGAAAAAGCCACACATGACAGAAAGCGCATGTTGATGCTCAGTTCTGTTCAAGCTAGACAATACTCACCAAGGAGCAAGGTGCAAGTGGGTTGATTTCAGAAGGACATGAACCCTGTGTGTTGATTCCATTCTGCTGTTCTTGAGATTTAGTTGCTGTCAAGTGCCTGAAGtggtgctttattttttgtttgcctcACAATTACATTGGTGGCATGTGCTAATATAAAGAGCTTTAACTTCAAACATTATTGGACTAAAGAGATGAACGGTTGTGTTGTGACAGAGAACCAGATTTTTGCTATTCTAAGAGCAACAGTATTCCTCAATCCTGTCTGTTCTGCGGTGTTAAACTAAGAACAGGTAAAACAGGGTAATGGTAATCTGGACCTTAATTTCTGCagttcatttcttttaatgttctGTCTGCAAAAACTCAGGAAAGTGATTGTGATTTGTACAGTACCTCAAAGGAATGTGTTGAAAGCACTATGTACTGCTGAGAGTTATAGGCTAGGCTTCAATGTTACtttatattaaatatgtatgtttACCTCAACAATTGGAAAATGGcaaggaaaattactttgaatGTATCTAGGAAAAAACTAAAGTGTGATATGACTGAagctttacagttttaaaaatagaaacagaaagatttcCCAGCGTTCAGAAATGGTTCTTTTGCCAATTTGTCAGATCAAACCAGAGCAGAGTGATTTTTCTTGTTGGTAAACTGTAAGAGTTTTCAGCATATCGCTCCTTGATAATTATGTGATACAGTCTTTAGAAGGTGCATAGATGAAAAAGAGCCACTTAATTGGTTTACGTTAGCATCTGAAACAGTCAAATGTAAGATTTGGTAGGACTCCGAGAGGCAAATTACCTTAAGCTGTGACTGCTGGCCTTTGTTGCGCAGCTCTAGTCATAGTTTTGAGGTTATTTTGGTGAAGCTGTAGGGAGTGGGATCAGTATAGGTCGCTGGCAGAGCTATGGGTTGCAGAGCTGTTTATAGCAATGCAGTGGACTGTGACCAAACAAACAGTAcaaataacaaagcaaaactgaaccCTCAAAGTacatttatttcccttcccaaaCTGTAGAGTTGAGTTTTTGTTATGTACGTACGGCTCCATTGTCCTTAATGCAATCTTCATTTGGCATCCATTAGAAATCTTCCAGGCTGGAGTGTGCCCACCATTATTTCTACCTCAGTTTTGTTACATTTCTCTTGGAAAGCAAAGTAAGAAATAGGGCAAAAACCAATACCAACACAAAAGTCAGATTACATTAGGAATGCGAACCTGCTAAACAAGTTTCAGAgagctgctgtttttttcccctgaagtcaAGTTTTTCTCTATGTTAGTGGTCTTTAcagcctcccccttcccccccccccccccgccccacttTCCTGTCCCAAATATACATATTCTGGTGTCTTCCTTCTGGAAAGACTAGCTGGCATGTGTGGCATTTTGCTCAGTTCTCCCCCACCGCCCCAcctttctttttatcctttaaTGCTTTCCGTGCAACTCTTTTGGTGACAGCTGACTGATGTTGGGTAATGTCTCTGAGCAGGAGCAGTGCATGTTGCAGCTGCCCAAAGCCTCTGCCATCACATGAACAAAATAGCCTTGcttttttgaatgtattttttgtttgtttactttaaaGAGACAGTAACAAAACTGTTGCAAAGCACTGGcatttaatgtttctgttaaGTAATGTACATTCAAAACCGTTAAATAAATGCACTGAAAAGCCCCAAGAAGAGAGATACCAATCTGTTACTAGGTCATGTTTGTCTTCTCAAAAATTGTACAGACCTTGTCCATTTTGTTAAATCAATGGAGACATTTAGCGTTCAGAAAGCTAATGAGGGATTTTGTGATATTGCTGGAAATTTATGACTCTTGATTAttactttcctttatttttcttttaagatatatatatatatttagataGAACGTGctaaaaacagagcaaataaacCAAAATCTAATTTAAGATGAATTCCTGGCAAACATTTTGTCTATCTAAAACTTTATGTTTTAAGCGTAAAAgtaccattttaaaaacagtgccTTTCATTAAGGATATAGAAAGTAAGACTTAAATACATcacctgcttttgttttcttttttttttttcttttctttttctttttcttttcaacagcaATTACAGTCTATGGTCCTTGTTATGACCCGGTCTTTCTGCTTCCCCAAACCTCCACAGGCTGCTTCTTCACCCCGGTCATTCCACCATCCTCATGTTTGGGAGATTCTGATGTCCCCATTAGCTGTAGGTTCACGCTGATCACACTGGCAAGTACGCTATTGCAGATCGCTGACCCAATTTCTGTCTTAGACATTGGCTTTCATATCTGCCATTGAGCTGTGCTCATTTGAAAGGCTCAGACAAGTTTTGATAAACCAACTCTTGTAAACTGTTTCTCCTAACCATACTcctaacagatatttttttttgcagctggtAAAATGAAAGCTACCCACTAGAGTGgctttttcactctttttatccagtagcaaaaccaaaagcaagcaaaattgTAGATGGTCCCTTTGGCTTCCAGCTTTAAAtcattctctttaaaaagtcaCTCTGGGAAAtggatttttcaaatgttaacCAAAGTGAGAAGCAGGCAGAAACTGAGATGGTGTGAAAATGCAGGTTCCACACATgcgcacgcacgcacacacgctGACGTGGGTTCGCTCCAGGGCTCAATTCAGCTTTggggcagcagaagcagaaagcttCCCCCCTATCACAGCAGCTgtaaggagaggaaaacagagccAGATTGTTACCCACATCTTTCCTTAGCAGCAGCTGTCTTTGGCATTGCTCTGGGAGGGTGCCTGTTGAATTTGGTGAGACCTTGGCCAGGTAGTGTTAACCGGAGGCGCCTCAGCCCTTCTGCAAGTGGCTTCTGGCTGCTCCTTTGATGAAATTTCCCCGGCGTGGGTGGGCTGAGCTGGCTGAACCCTCTGCCATGTCCTGTCCTTCTCATcgctttcctcccttcccccacatTCAGCCCCTGTTTTCTCCCTAGTGAACAGGTTTTGGCATGCTGCTGGTCCTTCACCCCTCTCAGCAGCCTTCATGTAAAGGAGAGTCCAGGAAGGGCTGAAGCACAATCCTGAACTTGAGCGGGTCCCAAAGGCTAAGATTGTTTTTGAGAAGAGAGACAAAATATGTTCTAATGGTGTCTTCAGGATGAAATACTTGCTGGTCTTTGACATTTCCATGGTAGAAGGCCGTTTGCTGTTTTTTACGACTGGGCAaagctgggggctgctgccaCAGAAATGCCCAAGTGGTGGCAGCCCTGGATAGTAAGGAACTTGAAATGGTTAAAGAGCATCTGCTGTGTCAGCCTATCGCCGCAGATGCTTCACgttgtatttttatgtgtaGATCCCATTCTGCATcagctcattttcttccttgtacCTTCAGTAGCAATTCCTACGgcaacaaaagtaaaataaattggaGGAATATTTCTGCAAGCTGAAGGATCAATATCAATTCAAGGAGGAGTTCATAATGACCTTATGtgagacagaaatggaaatactcTATACTTCTGGCATGTTTCTCTCCAAAATATTTAGAACATTAGTGACAATATAGAAAAGTTTGCTGACCGAGCTGATCAATGGAATGTGAAGGCAGTTTACTTTAAGGCTATTTACTTTCACACGGATTATTTACCTATTAGTCAGTTTGTATTCTACTGAAATGCAGATAGATgggcaaaatgttttcttgagcATTACAAACCTAccaaagggaaaataaaccaTCTGACTAAAATACATAGGCCAAACACCATCTGGGTGTCTTTACCAGCTAGTTGGAGGCTGTGCTCTGTAAAATAGCACAAGGTCATATGTAGGTGGTTTTTCATGGGATGTTTCTTTAGGGGATCGTCTAGTCAAAAAGATACAAATTAATTCCTGCATCAAGATGTTAATATATTGAAAGCGAATTTGGGGATCTGACCAGGGTTTTCACTGTCTGCAAATACGTATGACTTCAGGTAAAGGGCTGTTCTTATAACCCCcctgcatttttctctgaagcactCCATCATGAGGGAGAGTGCATTACTCAGATGTGAAGGATACACTTTGTCACAAAACAAGGCCGCCAAAAGTTGTAGGGCCTCCTACCCTTTCACTTACACCAATCTGAAGGTGGTATAACCTTGTTGACTTAATGGAATTACTCCTGATTTCTGCCCTTGTTAGAAAAGTCATCACTCCAATGTATAATAATCTGTGTCTGTTGGTTTTCATCATCAGCGCTGAAAGCTAACCTTGTCCTCACAGCACTAACTCCTTTCCATcttgtatgtgtgcatgtgtgtatataatatttatatgtGCATACACACCATGTCCAAACAATAGCTTTGTCtctttactaaaaaaaaaaagtcatttaatCATCTGCAGATTTATATGAAGCACATTAGTAAACATGGAGATACTAGTATTTCAGAATTCAAAAAaagcccagctgtgctggtgacTAACCAATACATGAACTGAAGCTCACACTCTGCAAGGACCTTTGGTTGACATTCGATTTTGAACCTGCCAGATGCATTTTTGTGAACCAGGGATACTGCATCTTTAATGAACAAGTCTCTACTCTTTCccctgtttttaaatacaacacAAGCAGTGTAGCACTAGGCACTGCAATTGTCAAAGACAATTAgactgaaagcaggaaaatttCACCTCCCTGTCTCAGTGATATGTAGAATGTCGGCAGTGTGGGTCAGCCTTGCCACAGAGTTGTGTGAGAATATATGAATCAGTCCTATagaatgttaaatatttataaaatggtTCTGTACTACACCAAGGTTGGGAGCACATTCATTCTTTCTTGTTGTTTTGtaatagaaaaagaagcaaaagtttATTTCCAAACCTAAACTTTGtgtggttctttttcttttttttttctttctgttttgtttttgttctcgTGGTTTATATGCGGTTGCTAGaggcttttcatttcctttttaaaaatatttttcatcagatGTGCATTCAgacatttgttctttaaaaccATTTCTACCTCATTGCTACATATTGTACATGTAGTAtttatttgttgtctttttttgaaTGTCATGCATTTCGTAAGAAAAAGACTTGTCCTTGAACTTGAACAGTCTACCTCAGAAAGACTGTCTTTACACTGAACAGTATTAACAACCTAAACGATAAGACGCATTAGCGAAGTGTGGCAGGGTAGATAATGCACGAGTACTTGGGATACTGATGGACTTTTAATTGTACTCATAACACAAGACTGCTTAAAGGAACTTAAAGGAAATTATGCACTGTGTAGGTCTTCATCAAGGTCCCATTTTGGCAtgctatataaaaaaatgcagctttattCTGATGTACCCTTCTTGAGAAAATTGTTCGTATTTTTCAAGCATTCTTTTGCCTTGGCAATCTggctacatttaaaaaaaacaaaaaaacccaaaaaaaacaaaaaaaaaacccaccaaacaaacaaaaccaaacaacttttCTCTATTGACTGGCATATACAGTATTCAGctct contains:
- the FIGN gene encoding fidgetin isoform X1; the encoded protein is MLAPCKAAVLGLKFQHGRGCSQSSLQKLGMISNHRHLHLTRAPIHQQTHRIDATLTYRVLVPNLQLHLKKDGIEEERLKDSSWGLKMQWTPEHAQWPEQHFDITSTTRSPAHKVEAYRGHLQRTYQYAWANDDISALTASNLLKKYAEKYSGILEGPAERPILSNYSEAPSGLVNGRKNESEPWQPSLNSESVYPMNCVPDVITASKAGVSAALPPTDVSASIGSSPGVASNLAEPSYSSSTCGSHTVPSLHSGLPSQEYAAGYNGSYLHTSYSGQPAPALPSPHPSPLHSSGLLQPPPPPPPPALVPGYNGTSNLSSYSYPSATYPPQTAVGPGYSPGGAPPPSAYLPSGIPAPTPLPPTTVPSYSYQGHGLTPIAPSALTNSSASSLKRKAFYMAGQGEMDSSYGNYSYGQQRSTQSPMYRMPDNSISNANRGNGFDRSAETSSLAFKPTKQLMSSEQQRKFSSQSGRALTPPSYSTAKNSLGSRSSDSFGKYTSPVMNEHSDEHRQLLPHPMQGPGLRAATSSNHSVDEQLKNTDTHLIDLVTNEIINQGPPVDWSDIAGLDLVKAVIKEEVLWPVLRSDAFNGLTALPRSILLFGPRGTGKTLMGRCIASQLGATFFKITGSGLVTKWLGEGEKIVHASFLVARCRQPSVIFVSDIDMLLSSQVSEEHSPVSRMRTEFLMQLDTVLTSAEDQIVVICATSKPEEIDESLRRYFMKRLLIPLPDSTARHQIIVQLLSQHNYCLNDKEVALLVQRTEGFSGLDVAHLCQEAVVGPLHAMPATDLSAIMPSQLRPVTYQDFENAFCKIQPSISQKELDTYVEWNKMFGCSQ
- the FIGN gene encoding fidgetin isoform X2, translated to MISSTSVYGLKMQWTPEHAQWPEQHFDITSTTRSPAHKVEAYRGHLQRTYQYAWANDDISALTASNLLKKYAEKYSGILEGPAERPILSNYSEAPSGLVNGRKNESEPWQPSLNSESVYPMNCVPDVITASKAGVSAALPPTDVSASIGSSPGVASNLAEPSYSSSTCGSHTVPSLHSGLPSQEYAAGYNGSYLHTSYSGQPAPALPSPHPSPLHSSGLLQPPPPPPPPALVPGYNGTSNLSSYSYPSATYPPQTAVGPGYSPGGAPPPSAYLPSGIPAPTPLPPTTVPSYSYQGHGLTPIAPSALTNSSASSLKRKAFYMAGQGEMDSSYGNYSYGQQRSTQSPMYRMPDNSISNANRGNGFDRSAETSSLAFKPTKQLMSSEQQRKFSSQSGRALTPPSYSTAKNSLGSRSSDSFGKYTSPVMNEHSDEHRQLLPHPMQGPGLRAATSSNHSVDEQLKNTDTHLIDLVTNEIINQGPPVDWSDIAGLDLVKAVIKEEVLWPVLRSDAFNGLTALPRSILLFGPRGTGKTLMGRCIASQLGATFFKITGSGLVTKWLGEGEKIVHASFLVARCRQPSVIFVSDIDMLLSSQVSEEHSPVSRMRTEFLMQLDTVLTSAEDQIVVICATSKPEEIDESLRRYFMKRLLIPLPDSTARHQIIVQLLSQHNYCLNDKEVALLVQRTEGFSGLDVAHLCQEAVVGPLHAMPATDLSAIMPSQLRPVTYQDFENAFCKIQPSISQKELDTYVEWNKMFGCSQ
- the FIGN gene encoding fidgetin isoform X3 produces the protein MQWTPEHAQWPEQHFDITSTTRSPAHKVEAYRGHLQRTYQYAWANDDISALTASNLLKKYAEKYSGILEGPAERPILSNYSEAPSGLVNGRKNESEPWQPSLNSESVYPMNCVPDVITASKAGVSAALPPTDVSASIGSSPGVASNLAEPSYSSSTCGSHTVPSLHSGLPSQEYAAGYNGSYLHTSYSGQPAPALPSPHPSPLHSSGLLQPPPPPPPPALVPGYNGTSNLSSYSYPSATYPPQTAVGPGYSPGGAPPPSAYLPSGIPAPTPLPPTTVPSYSYQGHGLTPIAPSALTNSSASSLKRKAFYMAGQGEMDSSYGNYSYGQQRSTQSPMYRMPDNSISNANRGNGFDRSAETSSLAFKPTKQLMSSEQQRKFSSQSGRALTPPSYSTAKNSLGSRSSDSFGKYTSPVMNEHSDEHRQLLPHPMQGPGLRAATSSNHSVDEQLKNTDTHLIDLVTNEIINQGPPVDWSDIAGLDLVKAVIKEEVLWPVLRSDAFNGLTALPRSILLFGPRGTGKTLMGRCIASQLGATFFKITGSGLVTKWLGEGEKIVHASFLVARCRQPSVIFVSDIDMLLSSQVSEEHSPVSRMRTEFLMQLDTVLTSAEDQIVVICATSKPEEIDESLRRYFMKRLLIPLPDSTARHQIIVQLLSQHNYCLNDKEVALLVQRTEGFSGLDVAHLCQEAVVGPLHAMPATDLSAIMPSQLRPVTYQDFENAFCKIQPSISQKELDTYVEWNKMFGCSQ